One segment of Ziziphus jujuba cultivar Dongzao chromosome 12, ASM3175591v1 DNA contains the following:
- the LOC112493073 gene encoding uncharacterized protein LOC112493073 encodes MAIKHCKCLSLLLFLAMFSIFLAGIAESRPVNLCGGADYKRLCQKIVKGQNSPLGATYEVVHQLISETKRAKRMLSQSASSKSQAAQICKENFDDALFDLHVCITNQNNHDKGSFNSNLSAVVADYVACDDAYTEAGQISPVDKLNKKLQNMADIGLYLETLVH; translated from the coding sequence ATGGCAATCAAGCATTGCAAATGTCTCTCACTGCTTCTCTTTCTAGcaatgttttcaatttttcttgcCGGCATTGCCGAATCTCGCCCTGTAAACCTTTGCGGTGGAGCCGATTACAAACGACTGTGCCAGAAGATCGTAAAGGGGCAGAACAGTCCATTAGGTGCGACATATGAGGTAGTTCACCAGCTGATAAGTGAGACAAAGCGTGCGAAGAGGATGCTATCGCAGTCTGCTTCTTCGAAATCCCAAGCGGCTCAAATTTGCAAAGAGAATTTCGACGATGCCCTTTTTGATCTCCATGTCTGCATTACCAACCAAAACAACCACGATAAAGGAAGCTTCAACAGCAACCTCTCGGCGGTTGTGGCCGATTACGTCGCATGCGACGATGCTTATACAGAAGCAGGGCAGATTTCTCCTGTCGATAAGCTTAACAAGAAGTTGCAAAACATGGCGGATATTGGTTTGTATTTGGAAACCTTGGTTCATTAA